The Hemiscyllium ocellatum isolate sHemOce1 chromosome 31, sHemOce1.pat.X.cur, whole genome shotgun sequence sequence ctgagcaagccactcattCCAGGGCAGGTCAGGGAATGTAGTAAAAAAGGCTTTGCCAACAACTCATGAACAAGATGTGTGACCTGGTATCCTCCCCCAGCACTCGCTATCAGTTACACTCACTCCCAAACTGACAACCCATTCTCGTTTCCCAACCTCAACCTGGTCTcagccctaactctgtaacctctgCCAGCCCCAGAACCCCACCAACATATCTGCACATCTCCGCATTGGCCTCCATTTATTCCAGAGTTTAACTGCTTtgatattagaatcatagaatccctacaatataggccattcggcccaacaagtccacaccgaccctttgaagagtaacccactcaaacccatttccctatcctataactctacatttacccctgactaatgcacctaacctacaaatccctgaacactatggacaatttagattagataagattccctacagtgtggaaacaggcccttcggcccaaccagtccacaccaaccctctgaagagtaacccaccctctgacctaacactatgggcaatttagcctggccaattcccctgacctgcacacctttggactgtgggaggagatccacgcagacactggggagaatgtgcaaactccagacagtctcccgaggctggaattgaacctgggtcccttgcactgtgaggcagcagtgctaaccactgagccaccatgctgacatTGTAAATTGCCTGGCCGTCTAGCTCAGCGATTCCTTCCTCCAGGCAGCTCTCCCACTTAAGGCCCTCCTTAAAGCCAACCTCTTTGGCCCGAACGTTTGATCACATGGTCCTGGAACCCCACCTACATTTCAGTGTCACACCGTATTTGAAAACAGTACCTCTGAACAGTCTGTGGATTATTTAATGCTACATTACTTCAACCTGTTGCTCTTTCAGAGAGACGGAGAACAGATCTTAGAAGTTCAAACCTTGAAAATGTAGGTTTTTCCCTCACAGTTAATTCGTGTGAATGCGGCATCAACTGGACCACGCATTCCCCACACTTCACTGATCAGTCTGGGATAGTCTGAAACAACACTGTACTTGTCCAGTTCATAAAAATATTCTCCTGGaaagagagataaataggataatagcacatagagtcatactgtcatacagcacagatacagatcaatggtggagagagtgaggactgcagatgctggagatcagagtcgagagtgtggtgctggaaaagcgcagttggtcaggcagcatccgaggggcaggagaatcgatggtgatggtggtgaggctggggggaaggtagctggaaatgcgataggtggatgaaggtggaggctgctggtgataggtcggagaggaaggtggagcggataggtgggaaggaagatggacaggtaggacaggtcatgagggcgatgCTAATTTGGAGGGTTGAGAGGAGGGGAAATGggtaaactggtgaaatcgacattgatcccgtgtggttggagggtccaagggcagaagatgaggtgatcTTCCTCCTGGCGTCGAGTGGGTAAAGCTTGGAAGTGGAtacagcccaggacttgcatgcccttggtggagtggaagggagagttaaagtattcagccaagGGCCGGGaggttggttggtgtgtgtggcccagagatgttctctgaaacattctgcaagtcagcatcctgtctccccagtgaagAGGAGACCAATGATGTAACCTTGCAAAAGCACCAACAACTGAAGCCCAAATGGACTTCAAACAGGGCcattatcattggaaaatgccgTATGTGGAGCATacgagttgcagggtattccaatggaagtggacaccctcgccaGTCTGGTTGAGCTTGGGGAAccccacttgagtgaaggcaattgcatagccacattcaggacatatcctgagaGAGGGACtgtaggtcagcccacagcaaagcCTCAAAACAACGCCAAACTTCAGTCAAACGTTTAAacttttcttcaggatccagccCAGCAAGTTATTGTAGTTTCTGCTGGTATGCATACTCAAGACAGGAAAGGAGTCCTGTCAGACCGAAACCAATAAACAGAACTCATACACCAGTAACCAGGAGAGTGCAAATCCTGGGACATCTGCCTACatatttggaacagttaaattgttcagcaacatccaaatcagaaccaatcaaaataaaagtCTGGGTTAACTGGTCACTTGTAGATTGATACTGGCGCTGCTGTTCCAGTGATCAGTCTGTAACGAAATTCACTCTGGATTTCAAACCTTAAGTTTGCATAAGACCTCGgttagactgagaacctataccaggAACCTGTACAGTTAAGGGTGTGACTTCAGTTCTGGTCCCTTATGAGAAGCtactggttcagttaccactgattgtaggaAAACCCAAGCATCATGGGGAGAAACTGGTTGAGAAAGATTACTCTAGATTGGCTCAAtgtttttcaattagaaaatggctgctagAGTGAAGTTGTAATTAAATACCTGGAGGTAGGTCAAGAAGGTCAAGGGTCAATCAAAgcagccaaggccaccttgcatgttgaccaggaagcaatcccACGATTTTGCAAGGCCCAGTTAGTGTTAATTACCTTATGGGCCGAAGTACAGGCCAAAGGAGGCTGGAAAGTTAAGGggtcatcaaaccagtccagtttgcaaAATGTGCTCCACCCatttacagagtaaagctccctctacactgtctcctgtCAAACACTCCCATGACAGGGCcagtacagggttagatacacagtaaagctccctctatactatCCCGGAAAACACtcctcaggacagggacagtacagggttagatatagagtaaagctccctctacactgtccccatcaaacactcccaggacagggacagcatggggttagatacagagtaaagctctctctaccatgtcaccatcaaacactcccaggacaggaacagcacagggttagatatagagtaaagctccctctatactcatttcccatcaaacactcccaggacagggacagcacaggttagatatagagtaaagctccctctacactgtcccccatcaaacactcccaggatagggacagcacggggttagatacagagtaaagctccctctacactgtccccatcaaacattcccaggacagggacagcatggggttagatacagagtaaagctcgctTTACAATgtacccatcaaacactcccaggacagggacagcacggggttggaGACAGAATAAACCTGCATCCCAATAAAATAATGGTGGATAGTGAAACTCCCCTCTGTTCCCTTTGGTCAGTATGTGATGGTTTGGGTAGTGTCCATGGGGCTGAGTGTGGGCAGATGGTTACAGGGAGAGCAGATATCTGTGTGCAGTACCTTTGATCAGGGCCAGCCCCACAGTATCACAGTGTATTCAGGTTAGAGTTGGACTGTTCAAAGGTGATATCAGGGAGCACCTTCTCACACAGAGGAGTGGAATCTAGGGGCATCTCTCCCCCACAGCCATACAGCATGCAGTCAGCTTACACATCCACCTCTGAGATTCATCTCCATATGACAGGCGAATGATCTGACAGGTTGCTAGTCAAAGTGGGTAAAATgtgcagattagccatgattggcAAATGGCCATGAATGGCAAATGGacgtgaggggctgaatggcctcttgcgaTTCTAATGATCCTTGTTCAGAATTATACCCTGGAAAGCGTAGATGGATCCGTTCTTGAGATCTGTGAATGCATCAATGGGTTGTCTACTGGTGCAGAGATCAACTGGTTCCCGCTGTGGTTCTGGCTCCAAACTTGGTGCTGGCTCTGGTTCCCCAGCCGGTTCGGGTTCTGGTTCTCCAGCCGGTTCTGGCTCTGGTTCTCCAGCCGGTTCCGGCTCTGGTTCCCCAGTCGGTTCTGGCTCTGATTCCCCAGCCGGTTCGGGTTCTGGTTCCCCAGCCGGTTCCGGCTCTGGTTCTCCAGTGGGTTCTGGTTGTACTCTCTCATCAAAATAATCTGGTATGACCGTCCCATAGTCCGCAGTGGGGGAGTCCAAGATATCAGCATATTCATCCTCAGCCATGTGGAACACATCCCCACGAACTGCGATTGGAGAGAACAAGAACATTATAATTATTCATAAACTGCGTATGTTCATCGTTTTCAAAATTACTGATTCAATAAAGAGCAAACGCAGGTGCGACCTTGCATTAACCCCCCACCAGGAACTGACCCCAGTCAGAGGCAGACCCTACAGGaaatgtactgagggagcactgctctatcagagggtcagtgctgagggagtgccgcactgtcggagggtcagtgctgagggagtgccgcactgtcggagggtcagtgctgagggagtgccgcactgtcggaggatcagtgctgagggagtgccgcactgtcggagggtcagtgctgagggagtgccgcactgtcggagggtcagtgctgaaggagtgctgcactgtcggagggtcagtgctgagggagtgccgaactgttggagggtcagtgctgagagtacgctgcactgtcagagggtcagtgctgagggagtgccacactgtcggagggtcagtgctgagagaacactgcactgtcagagggtcagtgctgagggagtgccacactatcggagggtcagtgttgagggagtgctgcactgacagagggtcagtgctgagggagtgctgcactgtcgaagggtcagtactgagggagtgctgcactgacagagggtcagtactgagggagtgctgcactgtcagagggtcagtgctgagggagtgccacactgtcggacggtcagtgctgagggagtgccgcactgtcggagggtcagtgctgagggagtgccacactgtcggacggtcagtgctgagggagtgccgcactgtcggagggtcagtgctgaggttcTGCTGCACTTTCAGGGGGCGTCAGAGCTGATACAAATGTCAGTGTGTCTAAATAGTTTTCTTACCTCTTTTACAAACCGTATCGTAATCCTCACAGCAGCtcgtgtagaatttgcacatgtTATCGCACTGACATTTCTGTAAAGGATTGAAGCTTTGGTCACAGCGACCAACACAAGACCCTGAAAAACAACAACCACGTATAAAttgtaaatcacctggaccagttgTGTCACAACACAGACAGGCAATGAAATCATTCACTTTGTGAATTACCAAAcacagcagccattttgtgcTCTGTGTGATCTCACAGACAATGGCTTCGTGCTGGATAGGCAGCTAAGGGATCCATAGCACTCACTGCTTTGTGATTAGAGAGATTGAATCTTCCTGTAGAAGGGTAagcagaactgtacatagtactggCCTGTTGAGGCATTAAGTATATCAGATGCTgaaagagacagatttttaatcaggaagggaatagagggtttcttgggaaaaggcaggaaagtggagttgagaattttcAGTAGGGTTTGCCCGTAACGTTCTGATGCAGAGCAGGGACTAGCCTCTGAGCATTTGATGCCACTTTTTCTGATTTATCTTTTCTCGCTGCAATGTAGATCGACACtgctgtttgaaaaaaaacatcacaaatatattgccagggttggagggtttgagctacagggagaggctgaacaggctggggctgttttccctggagcatcggaggctgaggggtgaccttatacaggtttatacaatcatgaggggcatggatagggtaaatagacaaagtcttttccctggggtcggggagtccagaactagagggcataggtttagggtgagaggggaaaggtataaaagggacctaaggggcaactttttcacgcagagggtggtacgtgtatggaatgagctgccagagggagtggtggaggctggtacaattacaacatttaaaaggcatctggatgggtatatgaataggaagggtttggagggatatgggccaaatgctggtaactggactagattagttgaggatatctggttgacatggaggagttggactgaagggtttgttcctgtgctgtacatctgtcccATCTGGTGGCAGTCATTTAATCCTAATGGCTAAAGCAGCAGCTGCTTTGGACTACAACCTCAAGAATTTTGTTTTTCGTTTGGCTGGAGAGTCCTCAGAATGTTACGTTTTAGCAGCTTATCTGGCAGCTGCAATAGCGATCCCATTACCTTTAGAAACCTGTCATCACCTCCCAATGATCTCTCCCATCTACAAGGACAAGGACTGAAGACTCATTGCAACACTGCTATTTACAAtcttccctccaagtcactcaccatcccgacttgtaAGTATTACTTTTCCAAATCtgtcatagaatcaaagaaccCCCCCAGTgtggaatgaggccattcggacCATCAAATCACTGGGTGAAACTTTGAAACTTACTCcctgacagcactgtgggtctacctacagcacaggaactgttggtggttcaagaaggcagctgaccaccaccttctcaagggcgattaaggacgggcagtaaatgctggcccagtcagtgacatccacatcctgagAATCTTCATAAATTCTGCTCCAGAGACAGTCCATTTCAGCGTGGATTATTGCTTTATCCAAAGGCTGGAGCTGTCCCTATTATCAGAGAGCTGGTCATGAAATTCAGACAGCGATCACCTCACCTCGATCAGCCGAGATCgtgctgaggaaggagcaggCCACAAGGACAATCACAGGCTTCATCGCTGAAAAGAAGATTCTGCTGAACTCAGGAAGCAGAATTTAGGATTTACAAGCTTGTGTTTGACTTTTCGGGACATTTGTTTAAACTATTCTATTGAGTTTCGGTAATGGTTAATGGTTGACCCAACAATCTCATCGATTTTCCTACAAATCCAACTGTACAAACAGACATCTGTTTACCTTATTGTAGACTCTGCTCCTGAAAACTCAACATTTAGCCCAAATCTTGACGCAATGTCAAAACAGAAGGCCTTTTTggtaaatgtttttaaataaaTACTGTATTCCTTTAAACTATTAATTGTTAATCTTCACTGACTCAGCAACTTTTCTGTCTCATGAGTTGTGTAAGATATCAGTTAGGTCAGAGTTCAAGGTCTCAGGGCAGTTTTAGGTGCTGGATTATATGAGGAACATTCACGTTCTCATGCTGGTGTTTAAGCACTTTCAACTCAACTAGGACCCAGATTGCATTTGATATTGTACTACTCTTCCAATGTAAATTGAAAATTCCGTCCAAATTCATTTGTAAAATTACAAATGTGTAATCCCCTATGCACTGGGAGAGTAAAAAACGTATAATTTCTTTCCATTAACAAGTACTCAGTGAAGTACTTTAACAGCAGTGACCTAGTGTGATTAATCCAGCTGTAAATGGATTATATCACATTATAAATTGTGATAAAGTCTCCAATCCAACAGTTTAATGATGGTGAAGATCTGGACTCTCCCTGGGAATACAGAAGTTGAGCCCTTCCATATTCCTCAGAGGAGCTGCACACATGGCTTAAAACTAAGAtatttttatacttttcttaaagAAGGGTATAGGCCATGATCGCATAGTACATTCAAACAATTACTAATCAATACACGATACTGCTTTATTTGACAGTTACttggtccaatgatatttccttgGAACCAACTTTATTTTCCAACGCTTAGGCCACCCTTATCTCAGTAAGTGAG is a genomic window containing:
- the vtna gene encoding vitronectin a, producing the protein MKPVIVLVACSFLSTISADRGSCVGRCDQSFNPLQKCQCDNMCKFYTSCCEDYDTVCKRVRGDVFHMAEDEYADILDSPTADYGTVIPDYFDERVQPEPTGEPEPEPAGEPEPEPAGESEPEPTGEPEPEPAGEPEPEPAGEPEPEPAGEPEPAPSLEPEPQREPVDLCTSRQPIDAFTDLKNGSIYAFQGEYFYELDKYSVVSDYPRLISEVWGMRGPVDAAFTRINCEGKTYIFKGDSYWRFSDGILERNFPRLIQDGFPGIPNNIDASLAVPACNIDGKERVYFFKGNSYWEYIFQNQPTQKECADSSISDVFLRYSDMDSSWEDIFIRLFPVTSNVGASGPRLISENWHGIPGRVDSAMIGKLFFVRQFPSLGWQKPRKLKKPKKFSRWNRRRQQRRKQSSSMDMDLFSLIPSQSVYFFVKDKYYRVDLEMKRVASARPSYPRSIARYWFKCMEQPLLHE